One Tachypleus tridentatus isolate NWPU-2018 chromosome 3, ASM421037v1, whole genome shotgun sequence DNA window includes the following coding sequences:
- the LOC143247641 gene encoding uncharacterized protein LOC143247641 has product MAATVILTLLSCFVAVVLFVEAAPITGDKATIVSEVEENDTNATFLDIKHVQSINPDSFNSPKVWIKLEEFVNKAKTDPSFLELLLKILMKLGFSYREVQDLLTKGTTNWRGTDITLQDVSKFCCPLGL; this is encoded by the exons ATGGCAGCGACCGTCATACTTACATTGTTGTCGTGTTTCGTTGCGGTCGTGCTGTTTGTAGAAGCGGCGCCTATCACCG GAGACAAAGCTACGATTGTGTCTGAAGTTGAAGAAAACGACACCAACGCAACTTTCCTCGATATTAAGCACGTGCAGTCTATTAACCCAGATTCATTCAACTCTCCCAAAGTGTGGATAAAACTTGAAGAATTCGTCAACAAAGCTAAAACGGATCCTTCTTTTTTGGAACTTCTTttaaagattttgatgaaacttggctTCTCTTACAGAGAGGTTCAGGACCTCCTCACCAAAGGAACTACTAATTGGAGAGGAACAGATATCACTTTGCAGGACGTTTCGAAGTTCTGCTGCCCACTAGGACTATGA